One Panthera leo isolate Ple1 chromosome B1, P.leo_Ple1_pat1.1, whole genome shotgun sequence DNA window includes the following coding sequences:
- the PLA2G12A gene encoding group XIIA secretory phospholipase A2 isoform X3 — MTETDAFYMSETFDPAEKYKMDHKRRGIALIFNHERFSWRLTLPERRGTSADRDNLRRRFSELGFEVKCFNDLKAEELLLTIHEASSSSHIDADCFLCVFLSHGEGSHIYAQDTKIEIQTLTGLFKGDKCQSLVGKPKIFIIQACRGDQHDVPVIPLDVVDHQKNMLDVNITQVDAASVSTLPAGADFLMCYSVAEGYYSHRETVNGSWYIQDLCEMLGKFGSSLEFTELLTLVNRKVSQRRVDFCKDPTAIGKKQVPCFASMLTKKLYFFPKSK, encoded by the exons TGAAACATTTGATCCGGCAGAAAAGTACAAAATGGACCACAAGAGGAGAGGAATCGCTTTAATCTTCAATCATGAGAGGTTCTCCTGGCGTTTAACACTGCCAGAAAGGCGGGGCACCAGCGCAGACAGAGACAATCTTAGGCGCAG GTTttcagagctaggatttgaagtGAAATGCTTTAATGATCTGAAAGCAGAGGAGCTCCTGCTCACAATCCATGAGG CATCATCTTCTAGCCACATAGATGCCGATTGCTTTTTATGTGTTTTCCTGAGTCATGGCGAAGGCAGTCACATTTATGCACAAGATACCAAGATTGAAATTCAGACTTTGACTGGCTTATTCAAAGGAGACAAATGTCAGAGCCTAGTTGGAAAACCCAAGATATTTATTATTCAG GCATGTCGGGGAGACCAGCATGATGTGCCAGTCATTCCTCTGGATGTAGTGGATCATCAAAAAAACATGCTGGATGTCAACATAACCCAGGTGGATgcggcctcagtttccacactgcCTGCTGGAGCAGACTTTCTCATGTGTTACTCAGTTGCAGAAG GTTATTATTCTCATCGGGAAACTGTGAATGGCTCATGGTACATTCAGGATTTGTGTGAGATGCTGGGAAAATTTGGCTCCTCCTTAGAGTTCACAGAGCTCCTCACCCTGGTGAACAGGAAAGTTTCTCAGCGCCGAGTGGACTTTTGCAAAGACCCAACTGCAATTGGAAAGAAGCAGGTTCCCTGCTTTGCCTCAATGCTTACTAAGAAGCTGTATTTCTTTCCAAAATCCAAATGA